A genomic segment from Desulfonatronum lacustre DSM 10312 encodes:
- a CDS encoding Hsp20/alpha crystallin family protein has product MNKNIAQTEAKGLPRMKPATDILETGDGFFIYVDMPGVRKEDLVIDLSDDELRIGGKSAYQGVTNENRIHVEFGNVEYTRAFTLSHIVDREKIKATLKNGVLELHLPKAEQALPRKIQVELE; this is encoded by the coding sequence ATGAACAAAAATATCGCCCAAACCGAAGCCAAGGGATTGCCGAGGATGAAGCCGGCCACCGACATTCTGGAGACCGGCGACGGATTCTTCATCTATGTGGATATGCCCGGGGTGCGCAAGGAGGACCTGGTCATCGACCTCTCGGACGACGAACTGCGTATCGGCGGCAAGTCCGCCTACCAGGGGGTGACCAACGAGAACCGGATTCACGTGGAATTCGGCAATGTGGAATACACCCGGGCCTTCACCCTGTCGCACATCGTGGACCGGGAAAAGATCAAGGCCACCTTGAAAAACGGGGTCCTGGAACTGCACCTGCCCAAGGCGGAACAAGCCCTGCCCCGAAAGATCCAGGTTGAGTTGGAATAA
- a CDS encoding molybdopterin molybdotransferase MoeA has translation MKESFFQVVSIARFVETLKTFSRTATLEREIAGAFGMVLAEPVVAAEDLPLMHRSCMDGYAVRAADTFGASESNPTYLDLAFAVAIETPSDAALEPGTCARITTGGSLPQGADAVVMVEQTLEMGGQGTPEAVGGEAAGGLGGTTIEIHKSLSPWDNVMLRGEDVQAGETLLQPGTRLDGARIGLLAALGYSRVRVHAPVTVGILSTGDEVVAVDQPVRPGLVRDVNSHTLAALAEAAGARAVRLGLVRDDLQALASALEKGLEECDVVLVSGGSSVGTRDHSLEALERLPGGEILAHGVAMSPGKPTILARAETDTGLKAVLGLPGQVASAQVVMQVLVLPFLAHLQGLNHAFDPGPLETVPARLSRNVASRQGRTDFVRVALSRDTDGGLVATPVLGKSGLLKTLLQAQGLMEIPENREGFTAGTEVMVRPLV, from the coding sequence ATGAAGGAGTCGTTTTTTCAGGTCGTTTCCATTGCCCGGTTTGTCGAGACCCTGAAGACCTTTTCCCGTACCGCGACCCTGGAGCGGGAAATCGCCGGAGCTTTCGGCATGGTCCTGGCCGAACCCGTGGTTGCGGCGGAGGATCTGCCCTTGATGCACCGCTCCTGCATGGACGGTTACGCGGTGCGGGCCGCGGACACCTTCGGAGCCTCGGAGTCCAACCCCACCTACCTGGATCTGGCCTTTGCCGTGGCCATCGAAACCCCGTCCGATGCGGCCCTGGAGCCGGGAACCTGCGCCCGGATCACCACCGGCGGGAGTCTGCCCCAGGGCGCGGACGCCGTGGTCATGGTCGAACAGACCCTGGAAATGGGCGGACAGGGAACGCCAGAGGCTGTTGGCGGGGAGGCCGCGGGCGGGCTGGGCGGCACGACCATCGAGATTCATAAATCCCTGTCTCCCTGGGACAACGTGATGCTCCGCGGGGAGGACGTTCAGGCCGGGGAGACGCTGCTTCAGCCCGGCACGCGCCTGGACGGGGCCCGGATCGGCCTGCTGGCGGCCCTGGGGTATTCGCGGGTTCGGGTACATGCCCCGGTCACCGTGGGCATCCTTTCCACCGGCGACGAAGTGGTGGCCGTGGACCAGCCGGTACGACCCGGGCTGGTCCGGGACGTCAATTCCCACACCCTCGCGGCCCTGGCCGAAGCCGCCGGAGCCAGAGCCGTTCGCCTCGGGCTGGTCCGGGACGATCTGCAAGCCTTGGCCTCGGCCCTGGAAAAGGGGCTGGAGGAGTGCGACGTGGTTCTGGTGTCCGGCGGCAGTTCCGTGGGTACCCGTGATCATTCCCTGGAAGCCCTGGAACGGCTGCCCGGCGGGGAAATCCTGGCCCACGGCGTGGCCATGAGCCCCGGCAAGCCGACAATTCTGGCCCGGGCGGAGACGGATACCGGCCTCAAGGCCGTTCTCGGTCTGCCCGGGCAGGTGGCCAGCGCCCAGGTGGTGATGCAGGTTCTGGTTCTGCCTTTCCTGGCACATCTCCAGGGCCTGAATCACGCCTTCGACCCCGGCCCCCTGGAGACAGTCCCGGCCCGCTTGTCCCGCAACGTGGCCTCCCGGCAGGGCCGTACGGACTTTGTCCGGGTCGCCCTGAGCCGGGACACGGACGGCGGCCTCGTGGCCACTCCGGTCTTGGGCAAATCCGGTCTGCTGAAGACCCTGCTCCAGGCCCAGGGGCTGATGGAAATTCCGGAAAACCGGGAAGGGTTCACCGCCGGGACCGAGGTCATGGTGCGTCCGCTGGTTTAA
- a CDS encoding carbamate kinase, with the protein MSKSNPVVIAVGGNSLISEKEKVTVEDQYEAIRGTVRHVADVIEAGRQVCVTHGNGPQVGFILRRSEIARKVAGMHPVPLASCVADTQGAIGWQIQQALSNELRRRGLGATHRGMAVSVVTQVLVDVDDPGFVDPDKFVGEVYQEADLPVLREEYPHWVLKPDRGRGWRRVVPSPKPLEIVELPVIRSLLEQGFNVVAVGGGGVPVVRGDDGELRGVAAVIDKDLATGLLATTLGADLLVVSTSVPKVSLNYGTPDQTDLADVTAQEMRTYLAQGHFPPGSMGPKIAAAIDFLAKGGKEVIITCPDNLKNALESGGGTRITP; encoded by the coding sequence ATGTCGAAATCCAATCCGGTGGTCATTGCCGTGGGCGGCAATTCGCTGATCAGCGAAAAAGAAAAAGTCACGGTGGAGGATCAGTACGAGGCCATCCGGGGGACCGTGCGCCATGTCGCCGACGTCATTGAAGCCGGCCGCCAGGTCTGCGTCACCCACGGCAACGGGCCCCAGGTGGGCTTTATCCTGCGGCGCTCGGAGATCGCCCGAAAGGTGGCCGGGATGCATCCCGTGCCGCTGGCTTCCTGCGTGGCGGACACCCAGGGCGCCATCGGCTGGCAGATCCAGCAGGCCTTGTCCAACGAGCTGCGCCGTCGCGGCCTGGGAGCGACCCATCGCGGCATGGCCGTGAGCGTGGTCACCCAGGTTCTGGTGGATGTGGACGATCCGGGTTTCGTTGATCCGGACAAGTTCGTGGGTGAAGTTTACCAGGAGGCGGACCTGCCTGTTTTGCGCGAGGAGTATCCGCACTGGGTGCTCAAGCCGGACCGGGGCCGGGGATGGCGGCGGGTCGTGCCCAGTCCCAAGCCGCTGGAGATCGTTGAACTGCCCGTGATCCGTTCCCTGCTGGAACAGGGCTTCAACGTGGTGGCCGTGGGAGGCGGAGGCGTGCCGGTGGTTCGCGGCGACGACGGAGAGCTGCGCGGAGTGGCCGCGGTCATCGACAAGGATTTGGCCACCGGCCTGCTGGCCACGACCCTGGGCGCGGACTTACTGGTGGTTTCCACGTCCGTGCCCAAGGTCAGCCTCAACTACGGCACTCCGGATCAAACGGACCTGGCCGACGTGACAGCCCAGGAGATGCGCACCTACCTGGCCCAGGGGCACTTTCCTCCCGGAAGCATGGGGCCGAAGATCGCGGCGGCCATCGACTTTCTCGCCAAGGGGGGCAAGGAGGTGATCATCACCTGTCCGGACAATCTGAAGAACGCTCTGGAGTCCGGGGGCGGGACGCGCATCACCCCCTAA
- a CDS encoding Hsp20/alpha crystallin family protein codes for MLNRFFPVLRPKGNVESARQPDLFSMMEPYFSSPFPARESFEKMMPAVDVSETEQAVLVNAELPGLEAEDVELHVENNYLVLRGVKKEEREEKKKNAVHRECSYGSFSRSIPLPAEIQSDKVTAKFKNGVLKVTLPKSEKAQTKRISIES; via the coding sequence ATGTTGAATCGTTTCTTTCCCGTGTTGCGGCCCAAAGGCAACGTCGAGAGTGCGCGACAACCGGATTTGTTCAGCATGATGGAGCCATATTTTTCGTCTCCGTTTCCGGCCAGGGAATCGTTTGAAAAAATGATGCCCGCCGTGGACGTCTCCGAAACCGAACAGGCCGTGCTGGTCAATGCCGAACTACCAGGCTTGGAGGCTGAGGACGTGGAACTGCACGTTGAAAACAACTATCTGGTTCTGCGCGGCGTGAAGAAAGAAGAACGAGAGGAGAAGAAGAAAAACGCCGTACACCGGGAATGCTCCTACGGCAGCTTCAGCCGCTCCATCCCGTTGCCTGCGGAAATCCAGTCCGACAAGGTCACGGCCAAGTTCAAGAACGGCGTGTTGAAGGTCACCCTGCCCAAAAGCGAAAAGGCCCAGACCAAACGCATTTCCATCGAAAGCTGA
- a CDS encoding class I SAM-dependent methyltransferase codes for MGHEGRQSQASELLQSWARLLDPNHIPGPVLDLACGDGRNGIYAARHGLEVICCDRSRPALRQARREARARGVRIRLWWTDLEAADRTALPKNTFGAVLVFRYLHRPLIPEIRRAVRPGGYVIYETFTADQPKFGPPRNPDHLLKPEELEEWFRDWEVLHRFEGVLTDPDRAMARIVARKPSA; via the coding sequence ATGGGTCACGAAGGACGACAGAGCCAGGCATCCGAACTGCTTCAATCCTGGGCGCGGCTGCTTGACCCGAACCACATCCCCGGGCCGGTCCTGGACCTGGCCTGCGGCGACGGGCGCAACGGGATATATGCGGCCCGACACGGCCTGGAGGTGATTTGCTGCGACCGGTCCCGACCTGCGTTGAGGCAGGCGCGGCGGGAGGCCAGGGCTCGGGGCGTCCGGATCAGGTTGTGGTGGACGGACCTGGAGGCAGCGGACAGAACGGCGCTACCGAAAAACACGTTCGGCGCGGTGCTGGTCTTCCGCTACCTGCACAGGCCGCTGATCCCGGAAATCCGTCGGGCCGTGCGCCCCGGTGGATATGTGATCTACGAGACCTTCACCGCGGACCAGCCCAAATTCGGCCCCCCACGCAACCCGGACCACCTGCTCAAACCGGAAGAGTTGGAGGAGTGGTTCAGAGATTGGGAGGTGCTGCATCGGTTCGAGGGCGTCCTGACCGATCCGGATCGGGCCATGGCCCGGATCGTGGCCCGGAAGCCGAGCGCCTGA
- the tmk gene encoding dTMP kinase, whose protein sequence is MFITFEGIEGCGKSTQSRMVLDHLQQRGVSTLWTRQPGGCHLGVRLRSLLLGREGEGLTPLSELFLYLADRAQHVAQVIRPALAAGTVVLCDRFTDSTVAYQGYGRGLDVSLIHQLNTVAVDGCWPDLTLILDLPVETGLARARSRNADQGQTEAEGRFEAEEAAFHQRIRDGYLALAAENPSRYIVIPADGAPEEVFGRVWPTVCSRLEIIEQQ, encoded by the coding sequence ATGTTCATCACGTTCGAAGGTATCGAAGGCTGCGGAAAGAGTACGCAGAGTCGGATGGTGCTCGACCATCTCCAGCAACGGGGCGTTTCGACGCTCTGGACGCGACAGCCGGGAGGCTGTCATTTGGGGGTCCGGTTGCGAAGCTTGTTGCTTGGGCGGGAGGGGGAAGGGTTGACGCCACTGAGTGAGTTGTTCCTGTATCTCGCCGACCGGGCCCAGCATGTGGCCCAGGTGATCCGCCCGGCTTTGGCCGCGGGCACGGTGGTGCTCTGCGACCGATTCACGGACTCCACCGTGGCCTACCAGGGTTACGGGCGAGGCCTGGACGTATCCCTGATCCACCAGCTAAACACCGTGGCCGTGGACGGCTGCTGGCCTGATTTGACCTTGATCCTGGACCTGCCCGTGGAAACCGGACTGGCCCGGGCCCGATCCCGCAATGCGGATCAAGGCCAAACCGAGGCCGAAGGCCGATTCGAGGCCGAAGAGGCGGCCTTTCACCAACGCATCCGGGACGGCTACCTGGCCCTGGCCGCGGAGAACCCGAGCCGCTACATCGTGATTCCGGCGGACGGAGCACCGGAAGAAGTATTTGGGCGGGTTTGGCCGACCGTGTGCTCCAGGCTGGAAATCATCGAGCAACAGTAA
- a CDS encoding Hsp20/alpha crystallin family protein — protein MVIDMSPFYGGMDNFDRVFNELWGPLNISQRRVAYPPLNISEDAEALYVRCEIPGVSVEDIDLTFTDSTLVIKGERKIEKGKYFRQERPTGNFQRVVNINAPVDVDKVKAVAKNGLLEIRLPKSEDTKPRKISIDMN, from the coding sequence ATGGTTATCGACATGAGTCCCTTCTACGGCGGCATGGACAATTTCGACAGGGTCTTCAACGAGCTGTGGGGCCCGTTGAACATCAGCCAGCGCAGGGTCGCCTACCCTCCGCTGAACATCAGCGAGGACGCGGAAGCTCTGTACGTGCGTTGCGAAATTCCCGGAGTCAGCGTGGAGGACATCGACCTGACCTTTACGGATTCGACCCTGGTGATCAAGGGCGAACGAAAGATCGAAAAGGGCAAGTACTTCCGCCAGGAGCGCCCCACGGGGAATTTTCAGCGGGTGGTGAACATCAACGCCCCGGTGGACGTGGATAAGGTCAAGGCCGTGGCCAAGAACGGTCTCCTGGAAATTCGGCTGCCTAAATCCGAGGACACTAAGCCCCGCAAAATTTCCATCGACATGAATTAG